DNA from Gephyromycinifex aptenodytis:
TTCAATCAAGCGAGTGAGGATCTGAGCTCCTACAAGATCGTTCACCCTGGCGACCTAGTTCTGAACAAGATGAAGACATGGCAGGGTTCACTGGGGGTCTCGAAGTATGACGGGATTGTCAGCCCTGCTTACTTTGTGTGTGAGCTCAGCAAGAATGTAGACGGGGACTTCATTCACCACTTGTTGCGGAGCAGGCGCTACATTGCCGAATTTATGGCCAACTCCAAGGGCATTCGCCCGAACCAGTGGGACCTTCCCTATGAGATCCTGAGACAGCTGCCCCTGAGAATTCCCCCGCTGGAGGAGCAGCGCCGAATCGCGGACTTCCTCGATGACCGCGTCGCCCGCATCGACCAGATCGTCGCCGCCCGCCAGCAGCAGGTGATCCTAGCGAAGGAATCTCTCCAAAGCCTGCGACAAAAAATGACTACGACCGGTCAGCGCTCGGCCGTCTCCGAGCGACCTACAGGAATTCCCTGGATGCCAGCTATTAGAGCAGACTTCGGGCTTTGGCGGCTAGGGCACGCGTTCCGCACGGGCAGCGGGACTACCCCACCAAGCGCCCAGCAGGAGCACTTCGATGGGACAATCCCTTGGGTTACCACCTCCGACTTACGAGACGACTCGATTCACCAAGTTCCTCGAGGTGTTTCGCGTAGTGCGCTGAATGAATTCCCAGCACTCAAAGTTTTTCCTAGCGATTCTCTCCTTGTCGCTATGTATGGCGCAACGGTTGGTAGAACCGCGATTCTAAAAGTGCCTGCCACTACAAACCAGGCCTGCTGCGCTCTGGAGCCACTAGGCCCTTTGCTTACTGACTATGCTTTTCACTGGTTCAATGGATATCGGACTCAGGTCATGGGCTTAGCTAGCGGGGGTGGGCAACCCAATATAAATCAGGATATTATCCGTTCCCTCCATATTGGGGCCCCCGACCTGCCAGAACAAGCATCCATCATCGCCGACCTAGACCAGGTGTGCGCCTCCCACAAAGCGGGTTCCGATACGATTTGCCAATCAATCTCTCGGCTGCAGGAGTACAAGCAGTCCCTCATCACTGCCGCCGTCACCGGCGAGTTCGATGTCACCACCGCGTCCACCCGAATCCCGGAGTAGCCATGGGCATCACGAAGGAAGCCGCATTCGAGACAAACATCGAATCGCACCTGCTAGAGAATGGCTGGCATGCCATCGAGCCCGCCAGTTATGACCGCCGTCTTGGGCTGTTCCCTGACGAGGTAATCGCGTTCGTGCAGGCCTCCCAGCCGAAGGCGTGGCAGCAGCTGGTGGCTCGGCATGGCGGCGAGGCGCTGGCGAGTGACCTTTTCGTGAAGGCCGTGGCCCGCGCCATCGACCATCGCGGCACCATCGCAGTCCTGCGCGACCTGGTGAAGGATTCCGGCGTCCCAGTGAAACTGTGCTACTTCAAGCCCGCCAGCCGACACAACGAAGACCAATTGCAACGCTATGGCGCCAATCGCTGTGCCGTGGTGCGCCAGCTGCACCACTCCGAGAGCCGCCCGCTGGATTCGCTGGACATGACACTCGTGGTCAACGGCATCCCCGTCGCCACCGCCGAGCTGAAGAACCCCCTCACCAATCAGAACGTCGAAGACGCCCAGCGCCAGTACCGCGAGGATCGCAACCCCAATGACCTGATCTTCCGCTCCCGCACGTTGGTGCACTTTGCCGTCGACCCGCACCTGGTGTTCATGACCACCCGGCTGGCCAAGCAAGACACCGTCTTCCTGCCCTTCAACCAAGGAACTGCCGGTGCGGGCCGCAAGGGGGCCGCCGGGAACCCGGCCGTCGCCGACGGCTACCAGACCAGCTACCTGTGGGAGCAGGTGTGGCAGCGGGACAACTGGCTCAACCTGCTCGGCAACTTCGTGCACCAGAGCAACAAGGGCATTCTTTTCCCACGCTTCCACCAGTGGCACGCAGTGCAGAGCATCCTGCAGGCCACTTACCGCGATGGCGCGGGCACCAACCGTCTCATCCAGCACTCCGCCGGCTCCGGAAAGAGCAACACCATCGCTTGGACGGCGCACTGCCTGTCTCGCCTGCACGGCCCCGACGACCAGCCCGTCTTCGACAAGGTCGTTGTGATCACCGACCGCAGGGTGCTCGACAAGCAGCTGCAAGACACCGTCGCCGGACTCGACCACACCCCCGGCACCATCGTCCGTATCGACAAGCACTCCACCCAGCTCAAGGAAGCGCTGGAAGGCAATGCGGCGCGCATCATCATCACCACCCTGCAGAAGTTCCCCGTCGTGCTTGAAAAGATTCACCAGGGCGAAGCCGAAGGAGAGCGCGCCCAAGTGGTGGGCAGTCGCTTCGCCGTCATCGTCGACGAGGCCCACTCCAGCACCAGCGGCGACTCGGTGAAGCAACTCAAGACTGTGCTCTCCCTCGAAGATGCCCTTGCCGACGCCGAACACTCCCAGACACAAGCCGAGGAGGCCAGCGACGCCTCGGACCTGCTGCTGCTCAGCGCCGCTGCCCGCGGGAAACGCAAGAACCTGAGCTTCTTCGCCTTCACAGCCACGCCCAAGCCCAAGACGCTGGAACTCTTCGGCGAGCTCGGGCCCGACGGCCACAGACACCCCTTCCACATTTACTCGATGCGGCAGGCCATCGACGAGGGCTTCATCCTCGACGTGCTGCAGAACTACACGACCTACTCCGTCTACTACAAGCTCGCCAACGCCGAGACCGCCACCGACATCGAGGTGGATACCCACAAGGGGCGAGCAGCCCTGGCGCGCTTCGCATCGCTGCACCCCTACCAGCTGGATGCCAA
Protein-coding regions in this window:
- a CDS encoding restriction endonuclease subunit S codes for the protein MSVYEWSTVPFWSVARRVERTGRPEAQLLSVYREWGVIRKTDRDDNFNQASEDLSSYKIVHPGDLVLNKMKTWQGSLGVSKYDGIVSPAYFVCELSKNVDGDFIHHLLRSRRYIAEFMANSKGIRPNQWDLPYEILRQLPLRIPPLEEQRRIADFLDDRVARIDQIVAARQQQVILAKESLQSLRQKMTTTGQRSAVSERPTGIPWMPAIRADFGLWRLGHAFRTGSGTTPPSAQQEHFDGTIPWVTTSDLRDDSIHQVPRGVSRSALNEFPALKVFPSDSLLVAMYGATVGRTAILKVPATTNQACCALEPLGPLLTDYAFHWFNGYRTQVMGLASGGGQPNINQDIIRSLHIGAPDLPEQASIIADLDQVCASHKAGSDTICQSISRLQEYKQSLITAAVTGEFDVTTASTRIPE
- a CDS encoding type I restriction endonuclease subunit R — translated: MGITKEAAFETNIESHLLENGWHAIEPASYDRRLGLFPDEVIAFVQASQPKAWQQLVARHGGEALASDLFVKAVARAIDHRGTIAVLRDLVKDSGVPVKLCYFKPASRHNEDQLQRYGANRCAVVRQLHHSESRPLDSLDMTLVVNGIPVATAELKNPLTNQNVEDAQRQYREDRNPNDLIFRSRTLVHFAVDPHLVFMTTRLAKQDTVFLPFNQGTAGAGRKGAAGNPAVADGYQTSYLWEQVWQRDNWLNLLGNFVHQSNKGILFPRFHQWHAVQSILQATYRDGAGTNRLIQHSAGSGKSNTIAWTAHCLSRLHGPDDQPVFDKVVVITDRRVLDKQLQDTVAGLDHTPGTIVRIDKHSTQLKEALEGNAARIIITTLQKFPVVLEKIHQGEAEGERAQVVGSRFAVIVDEAHSSTSGDSVKQLKTVLSLEDALADAEHSQTQAEEASDASDLLLLSAAARGKRKNLSFFAFTATPKPKTLELFGELGPDGHRHPFHIYSMRQAIDEGFILDVLQNYTTYSVYYKLANAETATDIEVDTHKGRAALARFASLHPYQLDAKAEVIVEHFRQKSAGKINGRAKAMVVTRSRLHAVRTKFAIDNYITKMGYDQGNRPLRALVAFSGEVVDPDLPQKSWTEAELNGFPEGQLPKKFHSDDYQVLVVAEKYQTGFDEPLLHTMYVDKKLSGVAAVQTLSRLNRTAPGKQDTFVLDFANTTEEIKEAFSDFYEESFATPTDPNVLYAMSTELMSAGVLSLPEMDATVNALLSDDPARQAELYANIQPAEGRFLTLEEETQESFRTTLHHFVRAYAFLAQVMPWTDADLERLFLYGKLLLLRLPTAEGEPLPQLSEAVQLTHLRLAVTDEGSIALESSDEPGTALPGEGKGSAQEPVLDRLSAIIKVMNERYGADLNDADKVWIDQQRAGVLQDQDMRTVAQNNDRAQYRMVLEERAGDLVLGRHDSNSALVDLFFANPDFKNSMVEYLMDTYDHFNRADSQ